Proteins encoded within one genomic window of Scheffersomyces stipitis CBS 6054 chromosome 3, complete sequence:
- a CDS encoding predicted protein, with protein MSRFISAIFGRSQQYNPLPNTNSAMLPGAFPGEEPIAPNSGRNSTNSSSMNHFFQIVLYWINYLLIKPIIIFIIISLRILTKFLNIIYFKDQNYQSPPISVTENGAPVPNNHSNDPIDKVNRFVRDLEDNLTAEQILSEGEYLPPFYQGSYTQALYMTTNRAKFLFVYLTNPHNESSSTLFKKVITNPDFINLFKSKDIIIWGGDLTNPEAYQLANSLNVTKFPFLGLLCLTRTTKMSPQGPIKTSPKISLISKIQGGFSEDVDVRVLIQNKFRKKIGKYEQELSSIRSELRDTFLNQVLLKQQELNYQESLAKDRAKKLAKQREHLRKQYLLYRADYFRQLKADKNAAGKAKIAIKFTSGIRTTFLFPAESKVDDIFMLVELINRGYLEDDSAITTISTEEAESKFKDFTMDYKFKLTSPLPPRTSLNDVIDCQIKDVGVVYPNGVLIVEDL; from the coding sequence ATGTCTCGATTTATAAGTGCCATTTTTGGCCGATCACAGCAATACAATCCTCTTCCCAATACAAACTCGGCTATGCTTCCCGGCGCTTTTCCGGGAGAGGAGCCCATAGCTCCAAATAGTGGTAGGAATAGTACCAATTCCAGTTCTATGAACCACTTTTTCCAGATAGTACTATACTGGATCAACTACTTGCTCATCAAACCGATTATAATATTCATCATTATCAGTTTGCGTATACTAACTAAGTTTCTTAACATTATATATTTCAAAGATCAAAACTACCAGTCTCCACCTATTAGTGTTACAGAGAATGGAGCTCCCGTTCCCAACAATCATAGCAATGATCCTATAGATAAGGTGAATAGATTTGTTCGTGACTTAGAAGATAATCTCACCGCAGAACAGATATTACTGGAAGGGGAGTATTTGCCTCCTTTCTACCAAGGTAGCTATACGCAAGCCTTGTACATGACTACGAACAGagccaagttcttgtttgtGTATTTGACCAATCCCCATAATGAAAGTTCGTCTACacttttcaagaaggtAATTACAAATCCCGACTTTATTAATTTATTCAAAAGCAAGGATATCATCATTTGGGGAGGGGACTTGACGAATCCAGAAGCTTATCAATTAGCAAACAGTTTGAATGTGACAAAGTTTCCGTTTTTGGGGCTCTTATGTTTAACCAGAACAACTAAGATGTCTCCGCAAGGTCCTATAAAGACTAGTCCGAAGATATCgttgattctgaagattcAAGGAGGTTTCAGTGAAGATGTAGATGTCAGGGTTTTGATCCAGAACAAGTTTCGCAAGAAGATAGGCAAGTATGAACAAGAGTTATCGCTGATTAGATCAGAATTACGGGATACTTTCTTGAACCAAGTATTGCTCAAACAGCAGGAGCTAAACTACCAGGAGTCGTTAGCAAAGGACAGagccaagaagttggctaAACAGAGGGAACATTTGAGGAAGCAGTACTTGCTATACCGTGCCGACTATTTCAGACAGTTGAAAGCGGACAAAAACGCTGCTGGAAAGGCCAAGATTGCCATAAAATTCACCAGTGGGATCAGGACAACTTTCCTATTCCCAGCAGAGTCAAAGGTAGATGATATCTTTATGCTTGTAGAGTTGATCAATAGGGGATACTTGGAAGACGACAGTGCTATCACAACTATTAGTACAGAGGAAGCAGAGTCGAAGTTTAAAGATTTCACCATGGactacaagttcaagttgactTCGCCATTACCACCACGGACGTCGTTGAACGATGTTATAGATTGCCAGATCAAGGATGTAGGCGTGGTTTATCCCAATGGGGTTTTGATAGTGGAAGATTTATAG
- a CDS encoding predicted protein, translating to MGRLDNSEFLKKVSDILGKNDGKSSVYLTQKRLIPALDIDDAGKGNVINDLSSNVNHIDTEFENTSTYPILIRVSLNGKDIKDKKDKIKLSTVVETERLDQFWTEYVQVIKTGFVGLKKKEKKKSKKGKVSK from the coding sequence ATGGGAAGATTGGACAATTCGGAATTCTTAAAGAAAGTCTCCGATATTTTGGGCAAAAATGACGGAAAATCATCAGTGTATTTGACCCAAAAGAGATTGATACCAGCTTTGGACATTGATGATGCTGGAAAAGGCAACGTGATAAACGACTTGCTGTCCAACGTAAATCACATCGACACCGAGTTCGAGAATACCTCCACATACCCCATCTTGATCAGAGTGTCGTTGAATGGAAAGGACATAaaggacaagaaggacaagatcaagttgtctACAGTAGTGGAGACAGAGCGTTTGGATCAATTCTGGACCGAGTACGTCCAGGTCATAAAGACGGGCTTCGTAggcttgaagaaaaaggaaaagaagaagagtaagAAAGGCAAGGTGTCCAAGTAG
- the MCH3 gene encoding Monocarboxylate transporter: MSDTSNHLPQRLISLVVSIFICLASGTPYLYGVYSPQLVQRVGLTTSDSATISLASNIGSGVGGLPGGLMIDHFGPQISILVGSICIFIGYFVLYKIYQHKYDSLFFICISIAAMGFGSITSYFATLKAAQANFPKHRGAAGAFPVSSYGLSATLFSVIAATFFKDNTGGLLEFLAMFCGIVAFLGSFFIHIYLDHEDEEPDIESHKLASSEEEAAMMESSNSSPTVVEEIEQPGATAAKLERSDSLPGSFRFWGLGSRTPRSSVSSSQEDMQPILQNIRDQNRLQQQSSSTNNNNPFLSPPRTSFQIIKDRLTDKIFLTHYFIVSIISGMGQTYIYTVGFIVTAQYYYHKDQLDSVSTVDTTPRSGIAGVHAKIASSAAALQALQVSIISIGSFSGRLFSGFVSDFIHKKYHIQRLWIVVVTIIILSVGQFITITNVNSAHLISISSAIIGGSYGLVFGTYPAVVADSFGTKTFSTTWGLICTGPLITLFFLNKYFGYIYDANTDSKTGICYKGNECYKGAYELSFLLCFVVFITSLVIIYVQRKKQ, translated from the exons ATGCTGGACACTAGCAACCATCTTCCCCAGCGGTTGATCTCTTTGGTGGtctccatcttcatttGTTTGGCGTCAGGGACACCCTACTTATATGGAGTTTATTCTCCGCAACTAGTCCAGAGAGTTGGGCTTACCACATCTGATTCGGCTACTATTTCCCTTGCTTCTAATATCGGTTCCGGTGTTGGTGGTTTGCCTGGAGGATTGATGATAGATCACTTTGGCCCCCAGATCTCCATCTTGGTCGGTTCTATTTGTATCTTTATTGGCTACTTTGTGTTGTACAAAATCTACCAGCACAAATACGAtagtcttttcttcatatgTATTTCTATTGCAGCTATGGGCTTTGGCTCTATTACATCGTACTTTGCTACGCTCAAAGCTGCCCAGGCAAATTTCCCCAAACATCGTGGTGCTGCGGGCGCTTTTCCTGTGAGTTCTTATGGATTGTCGGCTACTCTCTTCTCTGTGATTGCCGctactttcttcaaagacaatACTGGTGGCCTTTTAGAGTTCTTGGCAATGTTCTGCGGCATCGTAGCCTTCCTCGGTTCATTCTTCATCCACATCTACTTGGATcacgaagatgaagaaccTGATATTGAATCCCACAAGTTGGCTAGTTCTGAAGAGGAAGCTGCTATGAtggaatcttcaaattcgtcGCCCACTGTAGtggaagagattgaacaaCCAGGAGCTACAGCTGCAAAATTAGAAAGATCAGACTCTTTACCAGGTTCGTTTAGATTCTGGGGTCTAGGCTCACGTACTCCCAGATCTTCTGTCTCATCTTCACAGGAAGATATGCAGCCGATTCTCCAGAATATCAGAGATCAAAACAGATTGCAACAACAATCTTCAAGCACAAACAATAACAATCCCTTTTTATCGC CTCCAAGAACTTCCTTTCAAATCATTAAGGATAGGTTAACTGATAAGATTTTCTTGACGCACTACTTCATTGTCTCTATCATTAGTGGAATGGGCCAAACGTATATTTATACTGTAGGATTCATTGTCACTGCCCAATACTACTACCATaaagatcaacttgactCTGTTTCAACAGTTGATACAACTCCCAGAAGTGGAATAGCCGGAGTTCATGCTAAGATTGCATCGTCCGCTGCAGCCTTGCAGGCACTACAAGTTTCCATCATCTCAATTGGATCTTTTTCCGGTCGTTTATTCTCTGGATTTGTCAGTGACTTCATTCACAAGAAGTATCATATCCAGCGTTTGTGGATTGTAGTAGTCACAATTATAATTCTTAGTGTTGGACAGTTCATCACAATCACTAACGTCAACAGTGCCCATTTGATTAGTATCTCTTCTGCAATTATCGGTGGTAGTTATGGATTGGTGTTTGGAACGTACCCAGCAGTTGTAGCTGATTCGTTTGGTACAAAAACCTTCTCCACTACTTGGGGTCTTATCTGTACGGGACCTTTGATAACTTTGTTTTTCCTCAACAAGTACTTTGGATACATTTATGATGCCAATACCGATTCCAAAACAGGAATATGCTACAAAGGCAATGAATGTTATAAAGGAGCGTACGAGCTCAGTTTTTTATTATGTTTTGTTGTTTTTATCACGTCTCTAGTAATCATTTATGTACAAAGGAAAAAACAATAG
- a CDS encoding predicted protein produces MDDHTINALQSKNSELYRRLRSLLNETSDGDPDIDIVKQTLNDADPHIRRKQAELTIKPGGNSTIPSKGSREENKENWRSKHFSQLKETVEEIKKAEYDLPKRERIVNMKSKPLNGNPEHKRNEELYQRDVKDPLEPSRISNDSGSAYREKSLYAKIDQQNKLLASLRQQVQTKDIERQELVEEFQIQQANIMKEYKVNEANIRRDHEAQLQRQVQQSNSTLNSRIALLESKLDTSTKNEEQLQKAINKMSAKLVSYRRDIHDLHEKNDSLVSINSFLTNQVRQLENNEQRRKEEGKRLVDQKRLEQQMGNGEDTKKEVHIQLEPTFTDPLDDDTNQLVSGYAVDTTTDYLIHGGCFQEPNHYKRSPKSLRSYLLAVLFISRLQRQVKHRQSITKNINDLCHDDKIDLKLYT; encoded by the coding sequence ATGGATGACCACACTATAAATGCTCTTCAGAGTAAGAATTCTGAGTTGTACCGTCGGCTAAGGCTGCTCTTGAACGAAACGAGCGACGGAGATCCAGACATAGATATTGTCAAACAGACTCTAAACGATGCTGATCCTCACatcagaagaaaacaagccGAATTAACCATAAAACCAGGCGGTAATTCTACTATTCCATCTAAAGGATCAAGGgaagaaaataaagaaaacTGGCGTCTGAAACATTTCAGCCAACTTAAAgaaactgtagaagaaatcaaaaaggCAGAATACGATTTGCCAAAGAGAGAAAGGATAGTAAATATGAAGTCCAAACCTTTAAATGGAAATCCAGAGCACAAAAGAAATGAGGAATTATACCAGAGAGACGTGAAAGACCCATTGGAGCCTTCTAGAATCAGCAACGACTCTGGCTCTGCTTACAGAGAGAAGAGTCTTTACGCAAAAATCGATCAACAGAATAAATTGCTCGCTAGTCTAAGACAGCAAGTACAAACCAAAGATATAGAGAGACAAGAATTGGTGGAGGAGTTCCAAATTCAGCAGGCAAACATTATGAAAGAATACAAGGTCAACGAAGCCAATATACGGAGAGACCACGAAGCACAGCTCCAGCGACAAGTGCAACAAAGCAATTCTACTCTAAATTCTAGGATAGCTTTATTAGAGTCCAAGTTAGATACTCTGACCAAAAACGAAGAACAATTACAGAAGGCTATCAATAAAATGTCGGCAAAGTTAGTTTCATATAGAAGGGATATCCATGACTTACATGAAAAAAATGATTCTCTTGTATCTATAAACCTGTTTCTCACCAATCAAGTTCGTCAATTAGAAAACAAtgaacaaagaagaaaagaagaagggaAGAGGTTGGTGGATCAAAAAAGATTAGAACAACAAATGGGAAATGGTGAAGACACCAAAAAAGAAGTACATATTCAATTGGAACCTACATTCACCGATCCATTAGACGACGATACAAACCAGTTGGTTTCTGGCTATGCTGTAGACACTACAACAGACTACTTGATTCACGGAGGTTGCTTCCAAGAGCCAAATCATTACAAAAGGTCTCCTAAAAGTTTGAGGAGCTATCTTCTAGCAGTATTGTTCATCTCCAGATTGCAGAGACAGGTAAAACACAGACAGAGTATCACCAAAAACATTAACGATCTATGCCATGATGACAAGATCGACCTTAAGTTATACACTTAG
- a CDS encoding transmembrane GTPase, which yields ENSDDETTSTLIGDNDLAAALSGSNPASLMYIPHEGRFAHDSSTLIEGQSGEGGSNSAANFLNKSRKSSRSQALNSSIQQLRYNENKIALDRSINQTIDLMYELSNENKERPIFYPTDVEDENNILLNSTKAHLALVRNSSSLKTISKEKILGDDDVDVEKLPEFKILKLNIKIGHNSSSADNIVANLDKKSIAKLLEKKITHQVNYLLNLKDRIDDTSSKVFVTGDLNAGKSTFCNALLRRKILPEDQQPCTSVFCEVIDASRENRSVEEVHAVPIGKDYNIRDESTYEIHPLKALDELVYDCDRYSLLKVYVLDNRSFQESLLHNGIIDIKLIDAPGLNMDSYQTTQVFSRQEEIDLVVFVVNSENHFTLSAKEFIAAAAAEKRYVFIVVNRFDNIKDKEKCKKKILDQVKSLSPDSYKSAEDFVHFVSSSEIFNDGDGPGDDDDPNEDERDFNNPDFDHLEASLRKFILDKRSISKLLPAKSYLLNLLNDLETLSKLNEKVYLQEMDDKVKDLNNQVAPKYNEIMTKQAKIGDMINSLIELTCNDIYNSSKKEILNVVNQLGDQQVVPYQGLQYLFEYARATQEVMINQILASVQTCENKAKDITSAKVEEIIKFGQNTLGEEFLNDKVFRSDLMFTRKRDSVERQLHNSIEFSDFFDPSWESCLVWLGIPKEYVSATRQQIDYFNPVTALSSIPTNVVALRDQLPTQITLHTLYNSGKILTTGALIRKMYDFSSLVTPSVVKKIAIPVVIGISGFSIYYLISDMPNAFPRKQARRIKKQIFELDYPHHNSNRVANECRSVLSYPSRQVMNNFQTSLDKRAIEKENLEKEIKNAELSSGYFHALLGKISYQRQLINDIDLESVYTVD from the coding sequence GAGAATAGCGACGACGAGACGACTTCGACGCTTATAGGAGATAACGACCTTGCAGCAGCTCTATCGGGCAGCAATCCAGCCAGTTTGATGTATATTCCACACGAAGGAAGATTTGCCCACGATTCCTCAACGCTCATAGAGGGACAGTCTGGAGAGGGTGGCTCCAACTCAGCTGCAAATTTCCTAAACAAGTCTAGAAAGCTGCTGCGCTCGCAAGCTTTAAATTCGTCGATCCAGCAGCTACGTTACAATGAAAATAAGATCGCGTTGGATAGGTCTATCAACCAGACAATAGACTTGATGTATGAGCTCTCCAATgagaacaaagaaagaCCCATTTTCTATCCCACTGATGTCGAGGACGAAAACAACATCTTGCTCAACTCAACCAAAGCACACTTGGCCTTGGTGAGAAATAGCAGCTCGTTGAAGACGATCagtaaagaaaagattctAGGCGACGACGATGTAGATGTAGAGAAGTTGCCTgagttcaagatcttgaaattgaatatcaaaatcGGCCACAACAGTCTGTCCGCTGATAACATTGTTGCCAACTTAGACAAGAAGTCTATAGCCAAGttattggagaagaagattacCCACCAAGTAAactacttgttgaacttgaaggatAGAATAGATGATACTTCTTCGAAGGTGTTTGTCACAGGAGATTTGAATGCTGGAAAGTCGACTTTTTGCAACGCCTTgttgagaagaaagatCTTACCGGAAGACCAGCAGCCATGTACATCTGTATTCTGCGAAGTAATTGATGCCTCGCGAGAAAATAGAAGcgtagaagaagtacatGCGGTTCCTATTGGTAAAGACTATAACATCAGGGACGAGAGCACCTATGAGATTCATCCTTTGAAAGCTTTGGACGAACTCGTCTACGATTGTGATAGATACAGCTTGTTAAAGGTGTATGTTCTTGACAACCGTTCGTTTCAGGAGAGTTTGCTACACAATGGCATTATAgacatcaagttgattgacGCACCGGGCTTGAATATGGATCTGTACCAAACTACTCAGGTGTTTTCGAGACAAGAGGAGATTGATTTGGTGGTTTTTGTAGTCAATTCAGAAAACCACTTCACCTTGTCAGCAAAAGAGTtcattgctgctgctgctgctgagAAGAGATATGTCTTCATTGTAGTGAATCGTTTCGACAACATCAAGGACAAGGAAAAGtgtaagaagaagatattggATCAGGTTAAGAGCTTGTCGCCTGATTCATATAAGAGCGCCGAAGATTTTGTGCATTTTGTAAGTTCGTCAGAAATATTTAACGATGGAGACGGACCtggtgatgatgatgaccccaacgaagacgaacgtgacttcaacaatccTGACTTTGATCATCTAGAGGCGTCTTTAAGAAAGTTTATATTGGATAAGAGATccatttccaagttgttaCCTGCTAAAAGTTATTTGCTCAATCTTTTGAATGATTTGGAGACGTTATCAAAGCTCAACGAGAAGGTGTATCTCCAGGAAATGGACGACAAGGTGaaggacttgaacaaccaAGTAGCCCCTAAATACAACGAGATAATGACTAAGCAAGCTAAGATTGGCGATATGATCAACAGTTTGATTGAACTTACCTGCAATGATATCTACAACCTGtccaagaaagagatcTTGAATGTTGTGAATCAGCTAGGAGATCAGCAGGTTGTGCCTTATCAGGGCTTACAATATTTGTTCGAATATGCCAGGGCCACTCAAGAAGTTATGATCAACCAGATATTGGCAAGTGTTCAGACTTGTGAAAACAAGGCTAAAGACATTACTAGTGCCAaggttgaagaaatcatcaagtttGGACAGAACACGTTAGGAGAAGAATTCTTAAATGATAAAGTCTTCAGGTCAGACTTGATGTTCACCAGAAAGCGTGATTCTGTTGAAAGACAATTGCACAATCTGATTGAGTTTAGCGATTTCTTTGATCCATCATGGGAATCTTGTTTGGTATGGTTAGGAATACCAAAAGAATATGTGTCTGCTACCAGACAGCAGATCGATTACTTCAATCCTGTAACGGCCTTGTCCAGCATTCCAACAAACGTGGTTGCATTGAGAGACCAATTGCCTACTCAGATAACCTTACATACCCTTTACAATTCAGGTAAGATTTTGACTACGGGTGCTTTGATCAGAAAGATGTATGACTTTTCATCGTTGGTTACACCCTCCGTTGTGAAAAAGATTGCTATCCCTGTAGTCATAGGTATTTCTGGTTTTTCCATATACTACTTGATCAGCGACATGCCCAATGCATTCCCGCGTAAACaagcaagaagaatcaagaaacaaataTTTGAGTTGGACTATCCCCACCACAACTCAAACAGAGTAGCCAATGAGTGCCGGTCAGTCTTGAGTTATCCTTCAAGACAGGTTATGAATAACTTCCAGACTAGCTTGGATAAGAGAGCCATTGAGAAGgagaacttggaaaaagAGATCAAGAACGCCGAATTAAGTTCAGGCTACTTCCATGCTCTTCTAGGCAAGATTAGCTACCAACGTCAATTGATCAATGACATTGATTTGGAAAGCGTCTACACTGTTGACTGA
- a CDS encoding predicted protein: MAKKLIRRQSIFSKIKSYPFDFYLYINEVALSIEWDEYIWTIAMPLGVLLTMTSFVIQAVLNYYNSINSKSNNALFSSDYYKYERLKSSMLSGNRRSLIASEEKHITTSFVWFLNTVSTAIIVISLVNTFQIFSARRSYGLLYCKRKPASSSVLKSSLQSISVLMKVLEYISEHFFQVSEDTTHIEEEDDDEENINEDEIWQLNVWDPSKFSLYVFMTLNPVNLLLIHNLTSIASTSSMLFGIGSIASISATFYFVISRFLDLINDKQILYQEMFQEYNNKFVKPKTNILKKDLMIDATQGPYESEVLVDINPYLFNKSRLFVTHDVKGRQINEYVQPDEDEARDNSIREQIQNSVLLKDSTEILARLRHDNENLMARNNQFNRRLSAMGEDQHYSFVRSHDNDVGEDEHDRDWYTSSTPFTSRHHNVESSRFSIPKLERNSSISYTPRLQSPSFFNRSPSPIRSGGHTPSLQRSPSPVRSPSLNRRPSINNRSPSRPSPAKQFLGFEPLPFNKSINNNNLNKSPFRSPSPTRQGFTDQYQPFRSPSPKRHPPSESPKPKWK; this comes from the coding sequence ATGGCTAAGAAACTCATCCGCAGACAATCgattttctccaagatcaagtcgtATCCCTTCGACTTCTATCTCTATATCAACGAGGTTGCCCTTTCCATAGAATGGGATGAATACATCTGGACGATAGCCATGCCCTTGGGGGTCTTGCTAACGATGACTTCCTTTGTGATACAGGCAGTATTAAACTACTACAATTCCATCAACTCTAAGTCCAATAATGCCTTGTTCAGCTCTGACTACTATAAATATGAACgtttgaagagttcaatGCTTTCAGGAAATAGACGTAGTCTTATTGCGTCTGAGGAAAAACACATCACCACCTCATTTGTATGGTTCTTGAACACTGTTTCCACAGCCATAATAGTCATTTCCCTTGTAAACACTTTCCAGATCTTCTCAGCAAGAAGATCATACGGATTGTTGTATTGTAAAAGGAAGCCGGCTTCCTCATCTGTCCTCAAGTCTTCACTACAATCAATATCTGTCTTGATGAAAGTGCTAGAATACATATCTGAGCACTTTTTTCAAGTATCAGAGGACACTACtcatattgaagaagaggatgatgacgaagaaaacaTAAACGAAGATGAGATCTGGCAGTTGAATGTTTGGGATCCATCAAAGTTCTCCTTGTATGTATTTATGACATTAAACCCCGTGAACTTGCTTCTTATCCACAACTTGACTTCGATTGCTTCCACGTCTTCGATGCTTTTTGGCATTGGATCGATAGCATCAATCTCGGCTACATTTTATTTCGTAATTTCCAGATTCCTAGATTTAATCAACGATAAACAGATCCTCTACCAGGAGATGTTTCAGGagtacaacaacaagtttgTGAAGCCGAAGaccaacatcttgaagaaggatcTCATGATAGATGCCACACAGGGCCCATACGAGTCTGAGGTGCTAGTAGATATAAACCCGTACCTATTCAATAAGCTGCGCTTATTTGTTACTCATGACGTGAAGGGTAGACAAATAAATGAATATGTGCAACcagacgaagacgaagcAAGAGACAACTCCATTCGCGAACAGATTCAGAACTCCGTGTTGCTTAAAGATTCAACAGAAATACTTGCACGTCTCCGTCATGATAATGAAAACTTGATGGCTCGCAACAACCAGTTTAACAGAAGATTATCCGCAATGGGTGAAGATCAACATTATTCATTTGTCAGGCTGCACGACAATgatgttggtgaagatgaacACGATCGTGATTGGTATACATCTTCTACTCCCTTTACATCTAGACATCATAATGTAGAAAGTAGTAGATTCAGTATCCCAAAGCTAGAGAGAAACTCTTCCATATCGTATACACCCAGGTTGCAGTCACCATCGTTTTTCAACAGGTCTCCAAGTCCCATCAGATCTGGAGGACATACTCCTTCACTCCAGAGATCACCCAGTCCCGTGAGATCACCAAGCTTGAATAGACGACCAAGCATAAATAACAGGTCACCTAGTAGACCTTCTCCTGCGAAACAGTTCCTAGGATTTGAACCATTGCCTTTCAACAAAAGCATCAATAATAACAATCTTAACAAGTCTCCGTTCAGATCTCCGTCGCCTACTAGACAAGGATTTACTGACCAATATCAACCTTTCCGGTCGCCGTCTCCCAAAAGGCATCCACCCTCCGAGTCACCCAAGCCTAAATGGAAATAA
- the RAM1 gene encoding protein farnesyltransferase, beta subunit (Protein farnesyltransferase beta subunit (CAAX farnesyltransferase beta subunit) (RAS proteins prenyltransferase beta) (FTase-beta)~go_function catalytic activity), whose translation MAKDKEKVAYIMKLLGRKRGVEVNISHDNDSDREINKLDTNPEFSFNPQDSPIKDDYISKTVDDQEDTEMLILECYKEHPQLQFSDKLHLAYVRKSLQSQLPHYYNSLDANHPWMMYWLANPQSLISEEPLTAQIVDLINDKISRCIRSEGLGGIAGGANQMGHAASTYAGVLSLILTENYELLDKIRHNLYKWFISLKLPNGSFAMHVGGESDTRSTYCVLSVAAILNIVTDELVEKTAEWLLSCQTYEGGFAGVPYTEAHGGYSFCALASFFILYNKKSQFQEKSSVHLDALIKWAVSRQYGVEGGLSGRTNKLVDACYSFWIGALYPMLESVTGEGELFSREALGHYILRCAQAEGGGFRDKPGKSVDFYHTNYTLCGLSLCETLFTIDDDDEKEDSIPLAFKFMYKTIDSNSFTGPINPVYGLPFDLTNTCRDHFYRLDNEA comes from the exons ATGGCCAAAGACAAGGAAAAAGTAGCTTATATCATGAAACTTCTTGGTAGGAAAAGAGGCGTCGAGGTCAATATTTCTCACGATAACGATAGCGACCGCGAAATCAACAAACTTGATA CAAACCCCGAGTTTTCGTTCAATCCCCAGGATTCTCCCATAAAAGACGACTACATATCCAAAACTGTAGACGACCAGGAGGATACAGAGATGTTGATTTTGGAATGTTACAAGGAACATCCGCAgcttcagtttctggaCAAGTTGCACTTGGCATATGTAAGAAAATCACTCCAGAGCCAATTACCCCATTACTACAACCTGTTGGATGCCAACCATCCATGGATGATGTACTGGCTTGCGAATCCGCAACTGCTCATACTGGAAGAGCCCTTAACGGCACAAATAGTTGACCTTATAAACGACAAAATTTCCAGATGCATCCGTTCTGAAGGTTTGGGAGGAATAGCTGGAGGAGCCAATCAGATGGGCCATGCTGCCTCAACCTATGCTGGGGTGTTATCGTTGATTTTGACTGAAAACTACGAGCTTTTGGACAAAATCAGGCACAATCTCTACAAATGGTTCATAAGCTTGAAATTGCCCAACGGCTCTTTTGCAATGCACGTAGGAGGTGAGAGCGATACAAGATCTACCTATTGTGTTTTATCTGTAGCAGCGATTCTCAACATTGTGACTGACgaacttgtagaaaagaCAGCAGAATGGTTGCTTTCTTGCCAAACATATGAAGGAGGTTTCGCAGGAGTCCCATATACGGAAGCCCATGGTGGCTATTCGTTCTGTGCTCTTGCAAGCTTTTTCATTTTGTATAACAAGAAATCGCAATTCCAGGAAAAGAGTTCTGTACATTTGGACGCTTTGATCAAATGGGCGGTTCTGAGACAATATGGTGTAGAGGGAGGACTCAGTGGAAGAACTAATAAGTTGGTAGATGCCTGCTACAGTTTCTGGATCGGAGCGTTGTATCCAATGCTTGAGTCCGTTACTGGAGAAGGAGAACTCTTTTCACGTGAAGCATTGGGCCACTACATTCTCCGGTGTGCCCAAGCTGAAGGCGGTGGATTCAGAGATAAACCAGGCAAGCTGGTGGATTTCTACCACACAAACTATACCCTTTGTGGGTTGAGTCTCTGTGAAACCTTGTTCACTATcgatgatgacgacgaaaaGGAAGACTCCATACCTTTGGCATTCAAGTTTATGTATAAAACCATAGACTCGAACTCATTCACAGGTCCAATCAATCCAGTGTATGGCTTGCCATTTGACTTGACAAACACATGCAGAGACCATTTCTACAGACTTGACAACGAAGCTTAA